The Novipirellula galeiformis genome contains a region encoding:
- a CDS encoding dienelactone hydrolase family protein: MNMLTNTRRAAAISCAFAVICTLFCTVAGFGQESAPWSANPQRVKKLSAQNEFNYDESKVPAYELPDPLTMNDSTKVETGEQWMNQRRGEVLELFRDQVYGRRPETKYEVQFETTAELKDAFDGLATGRSMKAIVTIENRSFEFPFVVFTPNHTSGKTPAVIAINNRYVIPLEKAVAEADPFWPVKTMLQRGYAAATFYTSDVDPDNKNGYADGIRSFFADGQAPADDAWRSLSAWGWGASRVLDYLATVPSVDATRIAVVGHSRGGKAALWSAAEDSRFAAAYSNNSGCGGAALSRRTYGETVKRITTAFPHWFCANFTAYAGRESELPVDQHEAIALVAPRAVYVASADEDLWADPRGEYGSLVAAAPVFKLLGKESIHEQAMPAINQPRIAGQTGYHIRSGGHGLEQSDWNHFLDFLDNVL; encoded by the coding sequence ATGAACATGTTGACGAATACTCGTCGTGCCGCCGCGATCTCTTGCGCGTTTGCAGTGATATGCACTCTGTTTTGCACCGTTGCCGGATTTGGCCAAGAGTCGGCCCCATGGTCGGCAAACCCGCAACGCGTCAAGAAACTGAGTGCCCAAAATGAATTCAACTATGACGAGTCCAAGGTCCCCGCCTACGAACTTCCCGATCCGTTGACAATGAACGACTCAACGAAGGTAGAAACGGGCGAACAATGGATGAACCAACGTCGCGGCGAAGTCCTCGAACTCTTCCGCGACCAAGTCTATGGTCGCCGTCCCGAGACAAAATACGAAGTGCAATTTGAAACGACCGCGGAGTTGAAGGATGCCTTCGATGGGCTCGCGACGGGACGAAGCATGAAGGCCATCGTGACGATCGAGAATCGAAGCTTCGAGTTCCCCTTCGTTGTTTTCACGCCGAATCACACGTCTGGGAAAACCCCTGCGGTGATTGCAATCAACAACCGCTATGTGATTCCGCTGGAAAAAGCGGTAGCAGAGGCGGATCCGTTCTGGCCCGTGAAAACGATGCTGCAGCGAGGCTACGCCGCGGCGACGTTTTACACCTCCGACGTCGATCCCGATAACAAAAACGGATACGCCGACGGCATCCGCTCCTTTTTCGCCGACGGCCAAGCCCCTGCCGACGATGCGTGGCGTAGTCTGTCCGCGTGGGGATGGGGGGCCAGCCGTGTACTGGACTACTTAGCGACCGTGCCCAGCGTCGATGCGACTCGTATCGCCGTGGTGGGACATTCGCGTGGCGGCAAGGCCGCGCTTTGGAGTGCGGCGGAAGACTCGCGATTCGCGGCCGCGTACAGCAACAACTCGGGCTGCGGCGGTGCGGCACTCTCACGGCGAACCTACGGTGAAACCGTCAAACGAATCACGACGGCGTTTCCCCATTGGTTCTGTGCCAATTTTACAGCCTACGCCGGACGTGAGTCGGAACTGCCCGTCGACCAACACGAAGCGATCGCGTTGGTGGCACCTCGGGCAGTCTATGTGGCCAGCGCGGATGAGGATCTGTGGGCAGACCCTCGTGGCGAATACGGCTCGCTCGTCGCAGCAGCGCCCGTGTTCAAGCTGCTCGGCAAAGAATCGATCCACGAGCAAGCAATGCCAGCGATCAATCAACCGCGGATTGCGGGCCAAACCGGCTACCACATTCGCAGTGGAGGTCACGGACTCGAGCAATCCGATTGGAACCACTTCCTCGATTTCTTGGACAACGTTTTGTAG
- a CDS encoding vitamin B12-dependent ribonucleotide reductase has translation MASVLSERTHESSPSADNDPALRRVNEQHGVEYAQSKFGKKLRSRNNGNGSAGLKIDTVFCPDDGQTPFATTRWELRSATIKDESGSALFEQNDCEVPASWSQLATNVVVSKYFYGDPKNPGERERSVRQLVHRVTRTIADWGLEDGYFDSAEDGERFYRDLTWLCLHQHGAFNSPVWFNVGLHAQYGVVGSKCNWHWNEASQDTAQPDNPYEYPQGSACFIQSVNDNMEDIMRLACSEAMLFKFGSGTGTDLSTIRSQREKLSGGGTPSGPLSFMRVYDSIAGVVKSGGKTRRAAKMQSLKVWHPDVLEFVECKWNEEKKAHALIREGYESNFNGEAYGSVCFQNANLSVRVTDDFMETVRDNGRWQTRWISDKVKEAAPEYDARELLNKMAECAWHCGDPGVQYDTTINKWHTCPNSGAINASNPCSEYMFLDDTACNLASINLMKFVSKTDGTFNVERFRAASRLFFIAQEILVDHASYPTEPIARNSHKYRPLGLGYSNLGSVVMTSGLAYDSDAARGLCGSLTALLHGEANRTSAEIASVVGPFDGYVNNAEPMLNVMQMHRDACEQIHDDGPAELKVAARELWDEVLKIGNKYGFRNAQATVLAPTGTISFMMDCDTTGIEPDIALVKYKQLAGGGMLKIVNQTVRLGLQKLGYDEAQVEGVLAYVDENDTIEGAPDLDPEHLKVFDCAFKPNNGVRSIAWQAHVTMMAAAQPFLSGAISKTVNMPTDVTAKDIADAYFWGWELGLKAIAIYRDGSKQSQPLNTKKSEGKEAAAAAPGVTKTIEKVVFKPRRERLPDTRQSLTHKFSIAGHEGYLCVGLYPDGRPGEMFITMAKEGSTIGGIMDSFGTALSIALQYGVPLEVLVNKFSHTRFEPMGMTSNKDIRIAKSVVDYIARWLGLTFMSGHSDYSPSAANADAGDKTNAGNGPVVASPNRVTQELKEDAGAAVALAERATFLASLQDSATGNGGSQGNGHSQTETSPASQEQQFARFQIDAPSCDNCGSITVRNGNCYLCHNCGNSMGCS, from the coding sequence ATGGCATCGGTTCTATCGGAACGTACCCACGAAAGTTCACCCTCGGCTGACAATGATCCCGCACTGCGACGTGTTAACGAGCAGCATGGCGTTGAATATGCGCAAAGCAAGTTTGGCAAAAAGCTTCGTTCGCGAAACAACGGTAATGGTTCGGCCGGTTTAAAAATTGACACCGTCTTTTGTCCCGACGATGGGCAAACTCCATTCGCGACGACGCGTTGGGAATTGCGCAGCGCGACGATCAAAGACGAAAGCGGCAGCGCATTGTTCGAACAGAACGACTGCGAAGTGCCGGCCAGTTGGAGCCAATTGGCGACCAACGTGGTGGTTTCAAAGTATTTCTACGGCGACCCCAAGAACCCAGGGGAACGCGAGCGAAGCGTTCGTCAATTGGTCCACCGCGTCACTCGTACGATTGCCGATTGGGGACTTGAAGACGGCTACTTTGATTCCGCGGAAGATGGCGAGCGATTCTATCGCGATTTGACCTGGTTGTGCTTGCATCAGCACGGTGCGTTCAACAGCCCCGTTTGGTTCAACGTCGGGTTGCACGCTCAATATGGTGTGGTGGGCTCGAAGTGCAACTGGCACTGGAACGAAGCGTCTCAGGACACTGCACAACCGGATAACCCGTATGAGTACCCGCAAGGCTCGGCGTGTTTCATCCAATCGGTCAACGACAATATGGAAGACATCATGCGGCTCGCGTGCAGCGAGGCGATGTTGTTCAAGTTCGGTAGCGGGACCGGCACTGACCTTTCGACCATCCGTTCGCAACGCGAAAAACTCTCTGGCGGCGGAACGCCTTCGGGCCCCTTGTCGTTCATGCGTGTCTACGATTCAATCGCTGGCGTCGTCAAAAGCGGTGGCAAAACACGCCGCGCTGCGAAGATGCAATCGTTGAAGGTTTGGCATCCCGATGTGCTCGAATTTGTCGAGTGCAAATGGAACGAAGAGAAGAAGGCTCACGCGCTGATTCGCGAAGGTTATGAGTCCAATTTCAATGGCGAAGCGTACGGCAGCGTTTGTTTCCAAAACGCGAACCTTTCGGTTCGTGTTACCGACGATTTCATGGAAACCGTTCGTGACAACGGACGTTGGCAAACGCGTTGGATCAGCGACAAAGTCAAAGAGGCGGCACCGGAGTACGACGCTCGCGAGTTGTTGAACAAGATGGCCGAGTGTGCTTGGCATTGTGGCGACCCCGGCGTTCAGTACGACACGACAATCAACAAGTGGCACACCTGTCCGAACAGTGGGGCGATTAACGCTAGTAATCCGTGCTCGGAGTACATGTTCCTCGACGATACCGCGTGCAACCTCGCTTCGATCAACTTGATGAAGTTTGTCAGCAAGACCGACGGCACCTTCAACGTCGAACGTTTCCGTGCGGCATCGCGATTGTTCTTCATCGCTCAAGAAATCTTGGTCGACCACGCCAGCTATCCGACCGAGCCGATCGCTCGCAATAGCCACAAGTATCGTCCCTTGGGGCTCGGCTACTCGAACCTGGGCAGCGTCGTGATGACGTCCGGACTCGCCTACGACTCCGACGCAGCGCGGGGCTTGTGCGGTTCGTTGACCGCACTACTGCACGGCGAAGCGAACCGGACCAGTGCTGAAATTGCGTCGGTCGTTGGTCCCTTCGATGGTTATGTCAACAACGCAGAGCCGATGCTCAACGTGATGCAAATGCACCGCGACGCTTGTGAGCAAATTCACGATGATGGCCCTGCGGAGCTTAAGGTCGCCGCACGCGAATTGTGGGATGAAGTGCTGAAGATCGGCAACAAATACGGCTTCCGCAACGCTCAAGCCACCGTGCTTGCTCCGACCGGCACGATCAGCTTCATGATGGATTGCGACACCACTGGAATCGAGCCTGACATCGCGTTGGTGAAATACAAGCAGCTCGCCGGAGGCGGGATGCTCAAGATCGTCAACCAAACCGTTCGTCTAGGTCTGCAAAAACTCGGTTATGACGAAGCTCAGGTCGAAGGCGTGTTGGCGTACGTTGACGAGAACGACACGATCGAAGGGGCTCCCGATCTCGATCCCGAACACTTGAAGGTCTTCGATTGTGCGTTCAAACCCAATAACGGTGTTCGCAGCATCGCGTGGCAAGCTCACGTCACCATGATGGCGGCGGCTCAGCCGTTCCTCTCCGGTGCGATCAGCAAGACGGTCAACATGCCCACCGACGTGACGGCCAAGGACATTGCCGACGCTTATTTCTGGGGTTGGGAACTTGGGCTCAAGGCCATTGCAATCTACCGCGACGGTAGCAAGCAATCGCAACCGCTCAATACAAAGAAGAGCGAGGGCAAGGAAGCGGCGGCAGCAGCACCAGGGGTGACCAAGACGATTGAAAAGGTTGTCTTCAAGCCACGTCGCGAACGTTTGCCCGACACGCGCCAAAGCTTGACCCACAAGTTCAGCATCGCGGGGCATGAAGGCTACTTGTGCGTCGGTTTGTATCCCGATGGACGTCCTGGTGAAATGTTCATCACGATGGCCAAAGAGGGATCGACGATCGGCGGCATCATGGACAGCTTCGGCACCGCGCTTTCAATCGCACTTCAATATGGCGTACCGTTGGAGGTGTTGGTCAACAAGTTTAGCCACACCCGTTTCGAACCGATGGGGATGACGAGCAACAAAGACATCCGCATTGCTAAGAGTGTGGTCGACTACATCGCGCGTTGGTTGGGGCTGACGTTCATGAGTGGCCATAGCGATTATTCCCCGTCCGCCGCAAATGCCGACGCGGGGGATAAAACCAACGCCGGCAACGGACCCGTGGTCGCTTCACCCAATCGTGTGACGCAAGAATTGAAGGAAGATGCCGGGGCCGCAGTCGCCCTCGCCGAGCGTGCTACGTTCTTGGCCAGTCTGCAAGATTCGGCAACCGGCAACGGTGGCAGCCAGGGCAATGGCCATTCGCAAACTGAAACCTCGCCAGCTTCGCAAGAACAGCAGTTTGCCCGTTTCCAGATTGACGCGCCATCGTGTGACAATTGTGGATCGATCACCGTTCGCAACGGCAATTGTTACCTCTGTCACAACTGTGGAAATAGCATGGGATGTAGCTAG
- a CDS encoding sugar phosphate isomerase/epimerase family protein produces the protein MSRRYAICNETFQQWPLERAVKFAKEAGYTGWEVAPFMLSDDIRTFSKSQREDYRDTVTSAGLEIVGLHWLLAKTEGLHLTTLDAETRKRTTDYFCELIQLCSDLGGPLMVLGSPAQRNLTEGQSMDQAMQNAAEVISGCVAALEEHHVQIALEPLGPQEGNFLNTAAQARQLQAMIGSSQVGLHLDVKAMSTEPDPIPQVIRDNADWMLHFHANDPNLLGPGMGDVDFRPIFTALDEVNYDGWISVEVFDYSPGAERLLNESMQNMLAAQA, from the coding sequence ATGTCACGACGCTACGCAATTTGCAATGAAACGTTTCAACAATGGCCGCTAGAGCGTGCTGTGAAATTCGCGAAAGAGGCGGGTTACACGGGCTGGGAAGTAGCACCGTTCATGCTCTCCGACGACATTCGTACGTTTAGTAAAAGCCAACGCGAAGATTATCGCGACACCGTGACAAGCGCGGGACTGGAGATCGTCGGATTGCATTGGTTGTTGGCCAAAACCGAAGGCTTGCATCTCACCACGCTGGATGCCGAGACTCGCAAACGCACGACGGATTACTTTTGCGAACTGATTCAATTGTGCAGCGACTTAGGAGGGCCATTGATGGTGCTGGGGTCACCGGCGCAGCGCAATTTGACGGAAGGTCAATCGATGGACCAAGCGATGCAAAACGCGGCCGAAGTGATTTCGGGATGCGTCGCAGCCCTCGAGGAACATCACGTTCAAATCGCACTCGAACCGCTGGGCCCTCAAGAGGGCAATTTTTTGAACACGGCCGCCCAGGCGAGGCAATTGCAAGCAATGATCGGCAGTTCGCAGGTCGGATTGCACTTGGATGTCAAAGCGATGAGTACGGAGCCCGATCCGATCCCTCAGGTCATTCGGGACAACGCCGATTGGATGCTACATTTCCACGCGAACGATCCGAATCTGCTGGGGCCGGGGATGGGTGACGTCGATTTCCGCCCGATTTTCACCGCGTTGGACGAAGTCAACTACGACGGTTGGATTAGCGTGGAAGTGTTTGATTACTCGCCCGGCGCCGAACGTTTGCTGAACGAAAGCATGCAAAACATGCTGGCTGCCCAAGCATAA
- a CDS encoding tetratricopeptide repeat protein, giving the protein MPNSDESSDLNRVRKPSEKSSSSGVSSSSGQPANPPPTNPMEGGHWRPVRPEELLRKNAPTERESHQLDDNPKLIRQRRQELEVHLKSSPTDQEAFRELASIYRQEDRPQEAKRVLTEALRIFPDNASLLWDLEEAKLARSLQQYREVSDLAARLKTSEVERELKRSREDWAYRRIEVCEARLKRDPSLEHLRLVLAEAYIDTEQQDKAISELDALVKNDEFSPQAYLLRGKCLLSLGHDVQAMASLRAAGLRRAVVAPLQTRLAALRLLCETAQRLGIELLSEHYQRHLAMVEAEIAKSTTAAKMKRV; this is encoded by the coding sequence ATGCCAAATTCAGATGAGTCATCCGATCTGAACCGCGTCAGGAAGCCGTCGGAAAAGAGCTCCTCCTCGGGTGTCTCCTCCTCGTCAGGCCAACCCGCCAATCCCCCACCGACCAATCCAATGGAAGGTGGCCATTGGCGCCCGGTACGTCCTGAGGAATTGCTGCGCAAGAACGCACCTACCGAACGCGAGTCACATCAGCTCGATGACAATCCCAAGCTGATTCGTCAACGTCGCCAAGAGCTCGAAGTGCATCTAAAGTCGTCTCCCACCGATCAAGAAGCGTTTCGCGAATTGGCCTCGATCTACCGCCAGGAGGATCGACCTCAGGAAGCCAAGCGAGTCTTGACCGAAGCACTACGGATCTTCCCCGACAATGCTTCGTTGTTGTGGGATTTAGAGGAAGCGAAACTAGCCAGATCGTTACAGCAGTATCGCGAGGTCAGTGATTTGGCAGCCCGGCTGAAAACAAGCGAGGTCGAACGCGAGTTAAAGCGAAGTCGAGAAGATTGGGCGTATCGACGCATCGAGGTTTGCGAGGCCCGGCTCAAGCGAGACCCGTCGCTTGAACATTTACGACTCGTTTTGGCGGAAGCCTACATCGATACGGAACAGCAAGACAAAGCGATCAGCGAGCTGGACGCGTTGGTGAAGAACGACGAGTTTTCACCGCAAGCTTATTTGTTGCGTGGAAAGTGTTTACTTAGCCTTGGTCATGATGTCCAAGCGATGGCATCGTTGCGGGCTGCGGGGCTGCGTCGCGCCGTGGTGGCGCCGTTGCAAACGCGGTTAGCAGCGCTAAGGTTGTTGTGTGAAACGGCACAACGGCTTGGCATCGAGTTGCTGTCGGAGCACTACCAACGCCACTTGGCGATGGTCGAAGCCGAGATAGCCAAGTCGACCACAGCGGCAAAGATGAAACGCGTTTAA
- a CDS encoding WXG100 family type VII secretion target, translated as MNQAVVDPEQLRQFAAHLHRFSEELKQRSTGLAAQMNQLEQTWRDEQQRKFAEEFTTQMRQLSRLIQSTEAHVPYLMRKAEQIDAYLGR; from the coding sequence ATGAACCAAGCCGTCGTCGACCCCGAACAATTACGGCAATTTGCCGCCCATCTGCATCGATTTTCCGAAGAGCTAAAACAGCGGTCCACTGGGTTAGCAGCCCAGATGAACCAACTCGAACAAACATGGCGCGATGAACAGCAACGCAAATTTGCCGAGGAGTTCACGACACAAATGCGTCAACTCTCGCGACTGATTCAATCCACCGAAGCACACGTCCCCTACCTGATGCGAAAAGCCGAACAGATTGATGCGTACCTCGGACGCTAA
- a CDS encoding response regulator — MQNVNEKNPANFHGQRVLIVDNNATNALELHERLSQWSLSPTVVSSAAACLSELRHPRDPSLAIKVVLLVATMLERDGREVLDHLQREPSLASVPVILVSPIDRPPEDEPATSSLIHPPRLKPVSPKTLREALESVFSVSLTNDSVSNVLASPVTSIAPTTHPRTILLADDVVVNQRVITKLLEQRGHRVTVVGNGREAVEYSQTGQYDVILMEIQMPVLDGFLATREIREREQGNAPPVQIIALTADVLERDRQQCIAAGMDDFIAKPFVPERLFEAIEHPVSAAPAAQTPHNGSTEFDFDAVLKNTGHAPSFVRELIKMFQTESVRQLDAIRDAVAARDAQQIQATAHILKGSVSLFGAKACIEAALKLEKMGEHDELCQVDQQCQHVCDLTEALRESLKEF, encoded by the coding sequence ATGCAAAACGTCAACGAAAAGAACCCTGCAAATTTCCATGGCCAACGCGTGCTGATTGTTGACAACAATGCCACGAACGCGTTAGAGCTACACGAGCGATTATCGCAGTGGTCGTTATCACCCACGGTGGTTTCGAGTGCCGCAGCCTGCTTGAGCGAATTACGTCACCCCCGCGATCCGTCCTTGGCAATTAAAGTCGTCCTGCTCGTTGCGACGATGCTAGAGAGGGACGGTCGGGAAGTCCTTGACCACCTACAGCGTGAACCCTCACTTGCTTCGGTGCCGGTCATCCTCGTTTCGCCGATCGATCGCCCCCCCGAGGATGAACCAGCGACGTCCTCCTTGATTCACCCACCACGGCTTAAACCGGTATCGCCCAAAACGCTGCGAGAAGCCTTGGAATCCGTTTTTTCAGTCTCTTTAACGAATGATTCAGTGAGCAACGTCTTAGCATCACCGGTAACTTCCATCGCCCCCACGACGCATCCACGCACGATTTTGCTGGCCGACGACGTCGTGGTCAACCAAAGGGTGATCACCAAGCTGCTCGAACAACGGGGCCATCGCGTGACCGTCGTTGGCAATGGGCGTGAAGCGGTCGAATATTCGCAGACAGGCCAATACGATGTCATTTTGATGGAAATTCAAATGCCGGTACTCGACGGTTTCCTGGCCACACGCGAGATTCGCGAGCGCGAACAGGGCAACGCCCCCCCCGTTCAAATCATTGCCCTCACGGCGGATGTATTGGAACGCGATCGCCAGCAGTGCATTGCCGCGGGGATGGATGATTTCATTGCCAAACCCTTTGTCCCCGAGCGATTATTCGAAGCCATCGAGCACCCGGTTTCCGCGGCTCCCGCGGCGCAAACACCGCATAATGGTTCGACGGAATTTGATTTTGATGCCGTGCTAAAAAACACCGGCCACGCCCCCTCGTTTGTGCGTGAGTTGATCAAGATGTTCCAAACCGAGTCCGTTCGACAACTCGACGCGATCCGCGACGCGGTGGCCGCGCGCGATGCTCAACAGATTCAAGCCACGGCACATATTCTCAAAGGCTCGGTCTCTTTGTTCGGAGCGAAGGCTTGCATCGAAGCGGCATTAAAACTGGAAAAAATGGGCGAGCATGATGAATTGTGCCAAGTGGACCAGCAATGCCAACATGTTTGTGATTTGACCGAAGCACTTCGCGAGTCATTGAAAGAATTCTAA
- a CDS encoding protein kinase domain-containing protein, whose amino-acid sequence MLALDEGDTMSGMKLLIAEDNPMWLKVLQTNASSWGFVPVIAQDGQVALDELASDDAPRIAVLDWQMPHLDGVEVCRRIKVDSTRPYTYVMLLSSRDSKQDVVTGLDAGADEYMTKPADLDLLQRRLTAARRIIEAIPPKGWSRPRIAGYEVKQVLGQGAFATVWEAVHVATQRPVALKVLRIDLTTRKVMERFAHEIQVMQGLDHPYLATILDSHIDRQLGYYAMDLIRGGTIAHYVREHALPPLCIIRLVAQICEGLQHAHDRGIIHRDLKLSNVMVSDDGQPKIVDFGLGKSIFANVTTDPQQSIDGCVIGTPLFMSPEQARGEIKHLDQRSDIYSVGIVLYLLLLRKHPHHIAPQDRQQTIMEIAHGPVRRPTKLSPTFSKALERILLRALHPSVKHRYQRAGDMAADLHAFVDSRPAG is encoded by the coding sequence GTGCTTGCATTGGATGAAGGCGATACAATGAGCGGCATGAAGCTATTGATTGCCGAAGACAACCCGATGTGGCTGAAAGTCCTGCAGACAAACGCGAGTTCGTGGGGCTTCGTTCCTGTGATCGCCCAGGATGGTCAAGTCGCACTCGATGAACTTGCCAGCGACGATGCGCCGCGGATCGCTGTGTTGGATTGGCAAATGCCGCACCTCGATGGAGTGGAAGTCTGTCGCCGAATCAAAGTCGACTCGACACGCCCGTATACCTACGTGATGTTGTTATCGAGTCGCGATTCGAAGCAAGACGTCGTCACGGGACTCGATGCGGGCGCCGACGAGTACATGACCAAGCCCGCCGACTTGGATCTGCTGCAACGCCGTCTCACAGCGGCGCGACGGATCATTGAAGCCATTCCTCCCAAGGGATGGTCTCGTCCACGCATCGCGGGTTACGAGGTCAAACAAGTGCTCGGCCAGGGAGCATTTGCGACGGTCTGGGAAGCGGTTCATGTGGCGACCCAACGCCCTGTGGCATTAAAGGTATTGCGGATTGATTTGACGACTCGCAAAGTCATGGAACGGTTCGCTCACGAAATCCAGGTCATGCAAGGACTTGATCATCCATATCTGGCCACCATCCTTGACAGCCACATCGATCGCCAACTCGGCTACTACGCCATGGACTTGATTCGTGGCGGAACGATCGCTCATTACGTTCGTGAACATGCCCTTCCGCCGCTCTGCATCATTCGTTTGGTCGCACAAATTTGTGAAGGACTGCAACACGCGCACGATCGCGGCATCATCCACCGTGATTTAAAATTGTCCAACGTGATGGTGAGCGACGATGGACAACCCAAAATCGTCGACTTCGGCTTGGGTAAATCGATCTTTGCCAACGTGACCACCGATCCCCAACAGAGCATTGATGGTTGTGTGATTGGAACGCCATTGTTCATGTCCCCAGAGCAAGCAAGAGGCGAGATCAAGCACCTCGATCAACGAAGCGACATCTACTCGGTAGGCATTGTCTTGTACCTGCTGCTGTTGAGAAAGCATCCCCATCACATTGCGCCGCAAGATCGTCAGCAAACGATCATGGAGATCGCCCATGGTCCGGTGCGAAGGCCGACAAAACTGTCCCCGACGTTTAGCAAGGCGTTAGAGAGAATCCTGCTGCGCGCGCTGCATCCCTCGGTCAAGCATCGATACCAACGGGCCGGGGACATGGCGGCGGACCTCCACGCCTTCGTCGACAGCCGCCCTGCAGGCTGA